GCTTCGTCCGAAATATTTGGTGTTTCGCGCAAACGGTTCATTGATGCTAAATCGACTGAGCCAGCCAACGCCAACGTATATAAACGATAAGCTTGTGCAATATCATTATAATAACGGTTTTCATAACGCCATTGCTTTGCTGCACGTTTTTGGTAATCTAGCCATTTGTTTTTCATTCCGTCAGGCAAAATATATCCTTTATCACCCGCTTCTATTAAAAACTGCCCCACGTACGAGGTTGCCCAATCGCTTACATAACTACCTCCCGGCCAATATGCAAATGCTCCGGAACTTAATTGGTAATTATTAAGCAGATTAATGGTTGCATTTACATTACGTTGCGCGCTGCTTTTTTGCGAAGCATCTAACTCAAAAATATCTGCCATGTACAATTGCGGAAAAGCGATTGACACAATTTGCTCTAAACATCCGTGCGGATATTGCAGCAAATAGCTCATACGTCCGTTAAAGTTGATTGACGGGAATGAGGAAACTTCTAGCACTGCTTGGTTAGATCCTTTTACTCCAAATGCTTCAAAGTTAATTGTTTCTGTTTGCCCTGGATTTACCGTTATATCCGTAAAAATTGCAGTGGTTGGGTTAGGGTTTGTAATTGCTATTTCAACCTTATAACTGGCTTTAAAACTACCTGAGGTTGCAATAACTTCAATAGTTTCAACACCTTCTAAGTCGTTTACCTCTAAATCAAAAAATGCCATTTTTTCTCCAGGTTCAGAAAAAGATAAGTTTTGACTTTTAGAACCTACAACCTGAGCTTTGCCTGTTGTTTTAACCTGCACGTTTACGTTGGTTACATTATTTTCTAAAGCAAAAACGGTTACCGGCATGGTTACACGCTCGTTAGGCGAAATTTTTCTTGGTAAAGATGCTAAAACCATTAACGGTTGACGCACCGGTGTTGTAACTTCTGTACTTCCGTACGAATTGGTTTCTAAATTACTTGCCACAACCATTGTACGCACCGATCCAATATAATTTGGAATGGCAATTGTGTGTTTTTCTGTTGCATTTTTACCTAACGTAAATGGACCAATAACACGAACCATAGGCTCGAATCTGTTGGCTTTTTTGGCATCGCTTGCGCCTAAAGCTTCGTCACCACCAATACTAAAAATTTGGTTTAATTTACCACCGTAAGCACCAATAACCTGATCGTAAATATCCCATGTTTTAACACCTAACGCCATACGAGCATTAAATTTATCCCAAGCATTTGGCGTTTTAAAACGGGTTAAATCTAGTAAACCATCATCTACAATAGCAATGGTATACGTCATTGGTTTTCCGTTTTGTTCTTTCACTTTTAAGGTAACGGTTTCATTTGGTTTTAAAACCTTCGGCATTTCGATAACCGGATTAAGCTTTGTACCTTCATTAACCACCTCTAAATTTAGAACACCGTACATGCGAATAGGCACGTCAGAAACGGTTTGGCTATGCGGACGTAATAAAGTTACATAAACATAAACATTAGGAGCCATTTTATCTGTTAACGGAATTTCGACTAAAGTTTCGTTTTCTTTAGTTTCTACCCAATGTGCTTGAATAACTTGGCTACCTGATTCGATTGAAATTAATGCACGTCCGCCTAAAGTTGAAGGAAATGCAATTTTAGCGGTTTCTCCTACTTTATATTTGGCTTTATCAGCCGAAAACAACAACATATTAGCTGTTGACGATCCGTTATTTTTTGTTTTTCCAGACCAAATTGGCCAATCTATTAACGACGTTATACTGGTTGCGTGACCGCCATTTTCATCGATTACTCGAATTAAATAACGTCCCCAATCTTGTTCAGGAATATTTAATTTAAAATTAGCTAAGCCCGAAGCATTGGTTTTTATAGTAAAGTTTTTATAGGCTGATGTTGCATCAGAATAATTGTACTGCGTTAATTCACCGTCGTACGAATTCCACCACCAGCGCCATGATATTTTATAAATTTCTACCTGAAGGTTAACATTAGCTTTTATTGCGCCAGAAGCATTTACCGTTTTTATCTCAAAAATATTATCTTTTCCGGTTTCTAACATGCCGTACTTGTTAGGTTCTGGCGCTTTAATACCTACATAGGTTTGATACGGCGAAAAAGTTGATGTGCTTACATCGGTACTAAAATCACCACCATTTTCATACACACGGGTTTGAAAAACGACGCGTAATTTACCTGGTGCTTGTGAGCCAATGTTGGGTGAAAAATAGAAAGATGTTTCGCCGGCATCATTTAATCTACCAGAAAAAACAGAATTTTCATCAGACGAGAATTTGCGCACTTTATCATCGAAATCAAATTTTTCTGATCCTTTAAAAGTTGTTGTTCCTGGCAAAATACGTGCCTTGATATCGGCTTTTAAATTTTGAGCCGTGGCTCCGTGCAACCATTTTGCTTGCACTTTTACAGCATTTTCTCGCGTAATTTCTTTATCGGCTAATGAATTTGAAATTTTTAAACGGTTGGGTTTAATGGTTTCTACCTTTAAACTTTTGTAAAAGTTTGCTCCACCAACATTAATACGTGCCTCCCAATTTCCGGTCGGATCGGTTGTTGCTGTTGGCACTTTAAATAAGTATTGATTAGAAGGTGTAATTTGTCGGGTTGCTTTAAATTTAGATTTACCTTGAGCATCTTTTACATTTAAGGTTATTGGATGCGATTTTTGAAGCTTTGCATCTAAATCGTTTAAAATAAAACCAACATAAATGGTATCGCCCGGACGCCAAACGCCACGTTCGGTATAAATAAATCCTTTTAATCCGTTTTGTAATTCGGT
This genomic window from Flavobacterium agricola contains:
- a CDS encoding alpha-2-macroglobulin family protein; this translates as MKNSILGILVASIFLFFSCSDKNTEVSNPDDFTNYIVSYTNGLIAANSDIRTVLTTDHLDWEPNQELDSDLFSISPKVSGKVIAINANTVAFIPKDKFNQDTEYTVTFHLGKLADVPKEQRTFVFKVKTIKQNFAISFVDIQSYSKDYQYLNMNFQAADRIMADQAEKLITAKQGKNKLKVKFRGSDMAQNNFEFYIDSIQRLDTDSQIDIFWDGNPLGIDQKGEVTFPIPGKNNFSVIQAEMSDVENAILINFSDPLKGTQNFAGLVQLQDATDLKFATAGNVLKVFYPESLTGDKQLQVFQGIVSQDNIKLKNDFVTNITLGSNLPEIQFVRSGTILPTSNDLKINFKSINLNAVDVVVYKVYNNNILQFFQDNDYNTDRNLKRVGAPVARQTIYLNPNKLKKMNRWNVYAIDLAKLIIPDPGAIYSVELSYKKSYAALDCITEEIEAVEPLTAKDGEVRSASAYDYDYDYYYYDWEQRDNPCDDSYYYNKAIKTNVLASDVGVIAKRGENGSYFFAVSNIVSTLPISGAEIKLYDYQQQLLAKTITDGDGIAKVTLDKYAYFAVVSVGDNSTYVKLDAAQTLSLSNFDVQGTELQNGLKGFIYTERGVWRPGDTIYVGFILNDLDAKLQKSHPITLNVKDAQGKSKFKATRQITPSNQYLFKVPTATTDPTGNWEARINVGGANFYKSLKVETIKPNRLKISNSLADKEITRENAVKVQAKWLHGATAQNLKADIKARILPGTTTFKGSEKFDFDDKVRKFSSDENSVFSGRLNDAGETSFYFSPNIGSQAPGKLRVVFQTRVYENGGDFSTDVSTSTFSPYQTYVGIKAPEPNKYGMLETGKDNIFEIKTVNASGAIKANVNLQVEIYKISWRWWWNSYDGELTQYNYSDATSAYKNFTIKTNASGLANFKLNIPEQDWGRYLIRVIDENGGHATSITSLIDWPIWSGKTKNNGSSTANMLLFSADKAKYKVGETAKIAFPSTLGGRALISIESGSQVIQAHWVETKENETLVEIPLTDKMAPNVYVYVTLLRPHSQTVSDVPIRMYGVLNLEVVNEGTKLNPVIEMPKVLKPNETVTLKVKEQNGKPMTYTIAIVDDGLLDLTRFKTPNAWDKFNARMALGVKTWDIYDQVIGAYGGKLNQIFSIGGDEALGASDAKKANRFEPMVRVIGPFTLGKNATEKHTIAIPNYIGSVRTMVVASNLETNSYGSTEVTTPVRQPLMVLASLPRKISPNERVTMPVTVFALENNVTNVNVQVKTTGKAQVVGSKSQNLSFSEPGEKMAFFDLEVNDLEGVETIEVIATSGSFKASYKVEIAITNPNPTTAIFTDITVNPGQTETINFEAFGVKGSNQAVLEVSSFPSINFNGRMSYLLQYPHGCLEQIVSIAFPQLYMADIFELDASQKSSAQRNVNATINLLNNYQLSSGAFAYWPGGSYVSDWATSYVGQFLIEAGDKGYILPDGMKNKWLDYQKRAAKQWRYENRYYNDIAQAYRLYTLALAGSVDLASMNRLRETPNISDEAKVRLAATYALVKQEKVAKSLLQNIDRKKLDQLYYFGSYDRNQAIALETYILLNDKTKSFEVANELAQALSSEKYMSTQATAYALNALSKFIKVVGGKGLNVTYQFDGKSDKIKTDKAFADKTYKVEKGNHQVKLTNKGDNVVYVRIMSSGVLPVGDEQVIADNLRITTTFKTRSGEPINMANIKQGSEIVATVTVDNLSRKALTNVALQQIFPSGFEVVNLRFTEYGEVYKNDAEFIDIRDDRAMYYFNLGPADRKTFTTVVIASYLGKYYLSGAYVEAMYDNTYKARNVGGWVEIVAD